The genomic window TTTTAATGATTCTAACATATAGTATGTATAATAAAAATTACAAGGAAATTCTACCTATATCTTGTGCACTAGAAATGATTCATACATATTCTTTAATACATGATGATTTACCAGCCATGGATAATGATGATTTGAGGAGAGGTAAACCAACAAATCATAAAGTTTTTGGAGAAGCAATAGCTATTCTTGCCGGGGATGGATTATTAAATGAAGCTTTTAATATACTTTTTGGTTATTGTTTTAATAATCCTCAGAAAAATGTTATAGAAGCATGTAAATTAATTTCTAATGCTTCTGGTGTAGAAGGTATGATTGGTGGTCAAGTTGTTGATATAATTAGTGAAGGAAAAACTATCGAGGAAGAACAACTTAACTATATGCATAGTAAAAAAACTGGTGAATTGATTAAGGCAGCTATATTAAGTGGCGCAATTTTGGGAAAAGCAGACAATAAAGATATAGAATTACTTACTGAGTATAGTGAAAAATTAGGGCTGGCTTTCCAAATAAAAGATGATATTTTAGATGTGATTGGCGATAAAAATATTTTGGGGAAAAATATAAATAGTGATTGCGAAAAAGAAAAAACGACTTTTATTACTAAATATGGATTAGAAAAGTGTAAAAAAAGATGTAAAACTCTTACTGATGAATGTTTAGCCATTTTAGATAATATAAGCAAAGATACAAAATATTTGGAGGATATAACCCTTTTCCTTTTAAATAGAGAATTTTAATATATTTTTACAATTCATTGATTATGAATTTAATGAAGAATTTAAATTTAAATAAAGGGTGTATTTAAAAAATACAGGAATTAATTATAATATTACATTATTTATACTAGAATGGTGTAAACATGTTTTGAAATATTATATATGCTGTGATATAATCCCTATATGTGAGAGTGGTGCAGTATTCTAGTCAGGTAAGTATTTCTTGAAGGCGGGGCTAAAAATCCGTCAAAGGGCACATCGATGAAGCTTCTGGTGCTGGCTTGTAACGCCCAGTTATGGGTTGGTGCTGGGAGTAAGGGGGATGGGGCAACCGCAAAGGCATGCGCAACTGACCCTACCTTCGCGGAGACCATTGCTTGTGGTATGGGAGAGATACCCATATTACGACAATGGATTAAACCTGTATTGTGGTGAGAAGCTATGTACAGTGTAGCCTGCCTTGAGTGAAATGGGTGGAGGTAATTTTACTTAAACCCATTTTGCAAAAGAGGCTAGGGAAATACCTAACTGTAGAGGAAAACTCCTAGACTGTTCTAAAGAGGTATGCTAGGGATTGCAGTACGGACTAAGTGGTAGTCTAGTCTTATAGTTGGTGACACTATAAATAGAGCATTAAAAGGAAACTATCAAGATGGTGACATCTCGATTGCTTTATGGGAAAGCCTACTAGACCTAAGCCGTAAGATTTACTTAGTATACTACCACTCTTTCTTATATAAAGAAGGAGAGTTTTTTTTGGAAAAGGACAAAAATGAAAAAACAAGAAAAAAAAAGAAGAAAAATAATAATAAGTTGTGGATACTTATTATTGTAATTTGGACAATTATACTCTCAGGGAGTATTTCATTTTTTTCTAACTTGGCAATGCCTAAAGTAAATTTAACCCTTGCTATTGTTATTTTGATTATAATAATTTTAATAGGAATTATTTTTGATATTATAGGAGTAGCAGTGACAGCTGCAAATGAAAGGCCTTTTCATGCAATGTCTTCAAAAAAAATTAAAGAAGCTAAAATTGCCATAAAATTAATTAGAAATGCGGATAAGGTATCAAATTTTTGTAACGATGTAATAGGAGATGTATGCGGAGTTGTAAGCGGTGCCATAGGAGCCTCTATATTATCTAAAATATCCATTACAGCTACTAATCTAAATGCAAATTATAGTTTATTTTTAGCTTCAATAATAGGAGCCTTAATCGCTGCATTAACTGTAGGGGGAAAAGCACTAGGAAAAAGTTTTGCTATGAAAAACTCGAAGAATATTATCTTTACAGTTTCAAAGATAATATATGCTATTAAAAAGGAAAGAGGATAAGATGTATAATTTTCTTGATAAATTTAATAATGTAAGTGACTTAAAAAACATGTCTTTAAAGGAATTAAATCAATTTTCAAAAGAAATAAGACAGTTTTTAGTGGATAAAGTATCTAAAACAGGAGGTCACTTAGCTTCAAATTTGGGTGTTGTAGAATTGACTTTAAGTTTATATAAAGTTTTTAATATAGATAAAGATAAAATTATATGGGACGTAGGGCATCAAACTTACGTACATAAAATATTAACAGGCCGTAAAGATAAATTTGATGAATTAAGACAATATGGTGGAGTTAGTGGATTTCCAAAGAGAAGTGAGAGTAAATATGATGTATTTGAAACAGGACATAGTAGCACATCTATTTCAGCAGCACTAGGTATGGCAAGAGCTAGAGATTTAAAAAAAGAGAATTATAATGTAATTGCTGTTATAGGAGATGGTTCATTAACTGGTGGAATGTCTTTGGAAGCATTAAATGATGTAGGTGATAGAAAAACTAATTTAATAGTAATTTTAAATGACAACCAGATGTCCATTGCAAAGAATGTAGGTGGATTATCTACTTATTTAAGTAAACTTAGGGTAGATCCTAAATATAATAAATTTAAAAATGATTTTAATGATGCTTTAAGAAAAACAAATATAGGGAACAGTTTTGCGGATTCCATCAAAAAAATAAAGTCTGGAATTAAGCAAATGGTTGTACCAGGAATGTTTTTTGAAGATATGGGGATTAAGTATTTAGGACCTATAGATGGTCATAATATTAAAGAATTAACAACTGTTCTTGCTATGGCCAAAAAAATAAATGGTCCAGTAATTATACATACAATAACAAAAAAAGGTAAAGGATATAAATTTGCAGAAGAAAATCCAGATAAGTTTCATGGAGTATCTCCTTTTGATAAACACACTGGAGAAATAAATAAAGCAAATTCAAATACATATTCTAAAGCATTTGGAAGAGAGCTTGTCGATATTGCTTCTGAAAATAAAAAGGTAGTCGCAATAACAGCAGCTATGCGAGATGGTACGGGACTTTCAGAATTTAGTAAAATTTTTAAAGATAGGTTTTTTGATGTGGGTATAGCTGAACAACACGCAGTTACTTTGTCTGCTGGATTAGCACAAGCAGGATTCAAACCTTTTTTTGCTGTCTACTCCACTTTTTTACAAAGAGCATATGATCAAGTTCTTCATGATATATGTCTCCAAAACTTACCAGTCATTTTGGCTATAGATAGAGCGGGAATAGTCGGAAATGATGGTGAAACTCATCAAGGGATATTTGATATATCTTATTTATCTCATATGCCTAATATGACAATAATTAGTCCAAAGTGTATCGATGAATTGAAGTTTATGTTGAGATGGGCAGTTAAACAAGATTTCCCTATAGCAATAAGATATCCTAGAGGCGGAGATATGGAAGATGTAAGTTTAGAACCTCTACAAAATTTTGAAAAGGGTAAATGGGAAATTATTTATAAAGGCGATAAGATTGCTGTAATAGCTGTAGGTAAGATGGTACAAACAGCTTTAAAGGCTAAAGATAGATTAAAAGAACAAGGTATAAATATAACAGTAATTAATGCTGTGTTTATAAAGCCTTTAGATAAAGGTTTATTAGATTATCTTATAAGTAATAAATATAAAATTGTAACTATAGAAGACAATGTTAGACCTGGAGGATTTGGGAGTACGGTATTAGATTATATAAATTCATATACAAATACCATAAAGGTTATTAATATGGGATATGAAGATGGATTTATTCCTCATGGGAATGTAGATATTTTGTACAAATTAAACAAATTAGATGTAGATGGATTAGTTGAGAATATAGTTAAAATTCTTTAGAACAATAACCTTAAAACAAAGGAGTATGAAATGAGTTCAGCCAAAAAAGAGAGATTAGATGTATTGTTAGTTAAAAAAAATTTTTTTGATTCAAGAGAAAAGGCACAAGCTAGTATTATGGCAGGTGAAATTTTTGTAGATGGAAAAAGAATAGATAAATGTGGAGAAAAAGTTTTAGAGAATCTTGATATAGAGTTTAAAGGACAGGTAATGCCTTATGTAAGTAGAGGCGGTTTTAAACTAGAAAAAGCAATGAAAAGCTTTGGTGTAAAATTAGAAGATAAAGTCTGTATGGATATAGGGGCATCAACAGGAGGATTTACTGATTGTATGCTTCAAAATGGAGCAAAAAAAGTTTTTTCTGTAGATGTTGGATATGGACAATTTGCATGGAAGTTAAGAACTGATGAAAGAGTTGTATGCATGGAAAGGACCAATGCTAGGTATTTAACTCCAGAAGATATTGGTGAACATTGCGACTTTGCAAGCATAGACGTTTCTTTTATATCTTTAAAAAAAATAATACCAGCTATTGCTAATTTACTTAATGATAAAGGAGAAATTGTGGCATTGATTAAGCCTCAATTTGAAGCCGGTAAAGAAAAAGTTGGTAAAAAAGGCGTTGTAAGAGAAGCTAGTGTACATAAAGAAGTAATAGAGGAAATACTAACCTTTCTAGTGAAAAATAACTTTAAAATTATCGGTTTAGATCATTCTCCTATAAAGGGACCAGAAGGAAATATTGAATATCTTGTATACTTTACGAAGAATATAAGTTATGATGAAAATTTTGATTTTGAGAATATAGATAGGATTGTTAATGCTTCACATGAACATTTATAGTGGAGGATGAAATGAAGAACATAGGCCTTAATATAAATAGCAGTAAATTTATTGATAAAAAAGTAATTGAGGACGTAATTTATAAATTAAAAAAGTATATTAAAGGTTCCAATATAAAAATATATTATGATTCAAAAGGGTTACAGAATATAGAAAGTGAAGATTTAGATGTTATTATATCTTTAGGTGGAGATGGAACTATATTAAGAACTGCTAGAGTTGTAGCAAAATACGAAATCCCAATTTTAGGAATTAATATGGGTAATCTAGGTTTTTTAACTGGAGTTGAAAGTTTAGAATTGGAAGAAGCAATTTTAAAGTTAAGTGAGGGAAGATATAATATTGAGGAAAGAATGATGCTTCAATGTCAAGTTGAAAATGGAAAAGAGATTGAATCATACATTTCTCTTAATGATATTGTAATTTCAAAGGGAGCATTATCTAGAATATTTAAATATGAAATATTTATAGATGATAATTTTTATACATCCTTTAAAGCGGACGGAATAATAATTTCTACACCTACTGGTTCTACTGCATATTCTCTTTCTGCAGGAGGACCTGTTGCATATCCAACACTAGATGTCATACTACTTACTCCCATATGTCCTCATTCTATGCAAATGAGGAGTATAATTTTAGAAAGTAATAGTAAAATTAATATACAAATACAGCAAAAAAATGAAAGGATTTTTTTGACTGTAGATGGGCAAGAATCTATAAATTTAAAAGATTGCAATGATATATTAATTGAAAAATACAATAAGAAATGTAAACTTATTAAATTAGATGGATACAATTACTTTGATGTTTTAAGAAAAAAAATTTTTTGATAAAAGTGAGGAGAAAAGTATATGAAAATAGAAAGACATGGCAAAATTCTAGAAATTATTAAAATGAAGGATGTAGAAACTCAGGAAGAGTTAGCTGAAGAATTAAAAAAATCGGGAATGGATGTTACTCAAGCTACTGTATCTAGAGATATTAAAGAATTAAAATTAATTAAAGTTTTATCGGATAAGGGAACATATAAATATGCGGCTATTGCTCCAAATGAAAATTTTTTGTCCAACAAGTTAGTAAATGTATTTACTCATACTGTGTTAAACGTTGAAAATGTTCAAAATATGGTTGTAGTTAAAACTATTTCAGGATCCGGATCAGCAGCAGCTGAAGCTATAGATTCTATGGATTTTGTTGGTATTGTAGGAAGTATAGCTGGAGATAATACAATATTTATATTATGCATTAATGAAGAAAAGGCACAAGAATTAGTTAAAAAACTTAAAAAGATGTTGACTGTAAAATAGGAGGTAATTATGCTTCTTCAATTAAACATAAATAATTTCGCATTAATAGAAAGTTTAAGCATTTCTTTTGATAAAGGATTTAATATTTTAACTGGAGAAACTGGAGCAGGAAAATCTATAATAATAGATGCGATAAATTTTGTGTTAGGCGGAAAATTTAATAAAGGATTAATAAGAACTGGGGAAGAGAAAACTTTTGTAGAGGCTATTTTTGATGTTGAAAATAAAAATACTATAAGCCTTTTGAAAGAAATGGAAATAGAATTTGAAGATTTGGTTATAATAAGTAGAGAAACTTTTAAAAGCGGAAAAAGCATAGTAAAAGTTAATGGGAAATCAGTTTTAATTTCACAAATAAAAAGATTAGCTGAAACATTAATAAATATTCATGGACAGCATGAAAATCAAGATCTATTAAAGAGTGCCACTCATATTTTATACTTAGATAGATTAGGAGAAGACAAACTAAAAAATGATTTAATTGAATATATGAAATTATATGAAAAATTATTAGAAATAGATAGGAAAATTGGTGAATTAGGAGTAAATAGTGGGGAAAGAGAAAAGTTATTAGATTTTTTAAATTATCAAATTAGTGAGATAGATAAAGCTAATTTAAAAATAGGAGAAGATTTAGAACTTGAAAAAAGATATACTATTTTAAATAATGCTGAAAAAATAAGTGGATCTTTAGGTTATGCATATAATGTTCTTTATAATAGTAATGATAATTTCGTATCTGTATATGATTCTCTTAACAAAGTTATAAAAGAATTAAGAAATGTTGAAGACAAAATAGACACAATATCCTCTATAGTAAATTCTTTAGAAGAAGCTTATTATAATATTGAACAAAATATTTCAGATATAAGACATATTCAAGAAAATACATCTTATGATAAAAATGAATTAGATATTATAAATAGTAGAATATTTCAAATAGATACATATAAAAGGAAGTATGGCAATTCAATTGAAGAGATTTTAGAATATAAAAATAAAATAACCAAACAATATAATGAAATGATCAATAGTAATGAAATTATTGAAAGTTTAAAAAAAGATAGAGAAAAAATATGTTCTAAGATGAGAAAAATTGCTAAAGATATACATATTATTAGAAAAAGTATAGCCACTTTACTAGAAGATAAAATTAAAAGTGAATTAGAGTATGTTGGACTTGAGAAAAGTATTTTTAAAGTTAGTATTAAAATGGAGGAGGAATTCTATAGTAATGGCTGTGACAAAATTGAGTTTTTAATATCTACTAATCCTGGACAGCCAATTAAGCCTTTAGAGAGTGTTGTATCGGGAGGAGAATTATCAAGAATTATGCTTGGATTAAAAACTGTTTTTGTAAGTAAAGACGAAATTCCATCTATCATTTTTGATGAAATAGATACCGGTATTAGTGGAAGAACTGCCCAAAGGGTAGCTGAAAAAATGTATCTTATTTCAAAGAACTGTCAAGTTTTTTGTGTTACTCACCTACCTCAGATTGCAGCGATGTCAGATTGTCATTTTTTAGTATCTAAGGAAGTAAAAGAAGAAAGAACTTATACAAATATAAAAAGAATATCTGAAACAAAAAAGGAAGAAGAAATTGCAAGAATGATTGGTGGTTCAGAAATTACAGATT from Clostridium sp. MB40-C1 includes these protein-coding regions:
- the recN gene encoding DNA repair protein RecN, with the translated sequence MLLQLNINNFALIESLSISFDKGFNILTGETGAGKSIIIDAINFVLGGKFNKGLIRTGEEKTFVEAIFDVENKNTISLLKEMEIEFEDLVIISRETFKSGKSIVKVNGKSVLISQIKRLAETLINIHGQHENQDLLKSATHILYLDRLGEDKLKNDLIEYMKLYEKLLEIDRKIGELGVNSGEREKLLDFLNYQISEIDKANLKIGEDLELEKRYTILNNAEKISGSLGYAYNVLYNSNDNFVSVYDSLNKVIKELRNVEDKIDTISSIVNSLEEAYYNIEQNISDIRHIQENTSYDKNELDIINSRIFQIDTYKRKYGNSIEEILEYKNKITKQYNEMINSNEIIESLKKDREKICSKMRKIAKDIHIIRKSIATLLEDKIKSELEYVGLEKSIFKVSIKMEEEFYSNGCDKIEFLISTNPGQPIKPLESVVSGGELSRIMLGLKTVFVSKDEIPSIIFDEIDTGISGRTAQRVAEKMYLISKNCQVFCVTHLPQIAAMSDCHFLVSKEVKEERTYTNIKRISETKKEEEIARMIGGSEITDLTIKHSKEMIKLAHDRKIELVHNKEIRN
- a CDS encoding NAD(+)/NADH kinase, whose protein sequence is MKNIGLNINSSKFIDKKVIEDVIYKLKKYIKGSNIKIYYDSKGLQNIESEDLDVIISLGGDGTILRTARVVAKYEIPILGINMGNLGFLTGVESLELEEAILKLSEGRYNIEERMMLQCQVENGKEIESYISLNDIVISKGALSRIFKYEIFIDDNFYTSFKADGIIISTPTGSTAYSLSAGGPVAYPTLDVILLTPICPHSMQMRSIILESNSKINIQIQQKNERIFLTVDGQESINLKDCNDILIEKYNKKCKLIKLDGYNYFDVLRKKIF
- a CDS encoding arginine repressor, yielding MKIERHGKILEIIKMKDVETQEELAEELKKSGMDVTQATVSRDIKELKLIKVLSDKGTYKYAAIAPNENFLSNKLVNVFTHTVLNVENVQNMVVVKTISGSGSAAAEAIDSMDFVGIVGSIAGDNTIFILCINEEKAQELVKKLKKMLTVK
- a CDS encoding TlyA family RNA methyltransferase; its protein translation is MSSAKKERLDVLLVKKNFFDSREKAQASIMAGEIFVDGKRIDKCGEKVLENLDIEFKGQVMPYVSRGGFKLEKAMKSFGVKLEDKVCMDIGASTGGFTDCMLQNGAKKVFSVDVGYGQFAWKLRTDERVVCMERTNARYLTPEDIGEHCDFASIDVSFISLKKIIPAIANLLNDKGEIVALIKPQFEAGKEKVGKKGVVREASVHKEVIEEILTFLVKNNFKIIGLDHSPIKGPEGNIEYLVYFTKNISYDENFDFENIDRIVNASHEHL
- the dxs gene encoding 1-deoxy-D-xylulose-5-phosphate synthase, encoding MYNFLDKFNNVSDLKNMSLKELNQFSKEIRQFLVDKVSKTGGHLASNLGVVELTLSLYKVFNIDKDKIIWDVGHQTYVHKILTGRKDKFDELRQYGGVSGFPKRSESKYDVFETGHSSTSISAALGMARARDLKKENYNVIAVIGDGSLTGGMSLEALNDVGDRKTNLIVILNDNQMSIAKNVGGLSTYLSKLRVDPKYNKFKNDFNDALRKTNIGNSFADSIKKIKSGIKQMVVPGMFFEDMGIKYLGPIDGHNIKELTTVLAMAKKINGPVIIHTITKKGKGYKFAEENPDKFHGVSPFDKHTGEINKANSNTYSKAFGRELVDIASENKKVVAITAAMRDGTGLSEFSKIFKDRFFDVGIAEQHAVTLSAGLAQAGFKPFFAVYSTFLQRAYDQVLHDICLQNLPVILAIDRAGIVGNDGETHQGIFDISYLSHMPNMTIISPKCIDELKFMLRWAVKQDFPIAIRYPRGGDMEDVSLEPLQNFEKGKWEIIYKGDKIAVIAVGKMVQTALKAKDRLKEQGINITVINAVFIKPLDKGLLDYLISNKYKIVTIEDNVRPGGFGSTVLDYINSYTNTIKVINMGYEDGFIPHGNVDILYKLNKLDVDGLVENIVKIL
- a CDS encoding polyprenyl synthetase family protein; protein product: MNNIKQEINKWLKNYFKDKGTYNKLIYESMDYSIEVGGKRIRPILMILTYSMYNKNYKEILPISCALEMIHTYSLIHDDLPAMDNDDLRRGKPTNHKVFGEAIAILAGDGLLNEAFNILFGYCFNNPQKNVIEACKLISNASGVEGMIGGQVVDIISEGKTIEEEQLNYMHSKKTGELIKAAILSGAILGKADNKDIELLTEYSEKLGLAFQIKDDILDVIGDKNILGKNINSDCEKEKTTFITKYGLEKCKKRCKTLTDECLAILDNISKDTKYLEDITLFLLNREF